A single region of the Sphingobium sp. Cam5-1 genome encodes:
- a CDS encoding TadE family protein, with the protein MAALEFILIAPALFALIFIIVLYSFYFAAVMGVRQAAAEGARAAVAGISISQREELAKNRADAVINAYGPLLAAGEGAKVEATTGDSVETFKVKVTYNISESALYDYSFLPMPPSPISATTTVTNGSY; encoded by the coding sequence ATGGCAGCGCTGGAGTTCATTCTCATAGCTCCAGCGTTGTTCGCACTCATTTTCATCATTGTCCTCTACTCCTTCTATTTTGCGGCCGTAATGGGCGTGAGACAGGCTGCAGCAGAAGGCGCCCGTGCCGCCGTTGCTGGCATTTCCATCTCCCAACGGGAAGAATTGGCGAAAAATCGCGCCGATGCGGTGATCAATGCCTATGGTCCTTTGCTGGCTGCAGGCGAAGGCGCAAAAGTTGAGGCTACGACCGGAGATTCTGTCGAAACTTTCAAAGTGAAAGTTACCTATAACATCAGCGAAAGCGCCCTCTACGACTATAGCTTCCTACCCATGCCACCAAGTCCCATCAGTGCGACGACTACCGTTACTAACGGGAGCTACTGA
- a CDS encoding Flp family type IVb pilin, whose product MMQSARQFIARFKKDERGLAAIEYAVMGAILVAAILALTPTLRTGLQDTMSGLFDKIQAGPAAG is encoded by the coding sequence ATGATGCAGTCAGCGCGTCAGTTCATCGCACGGTTCAAAAAGGATGAGCGCGGCCTCGCGGCCATCGAATATGCCGTTATGGGCGCCATTCTCGTCGCCGCCATATTGGCGCTGACGCCAACCCTCCGGACCGGCCTGCAAGACACGATGAGCGGTCTCTTCGACAAGATTCAGGCAGGTCCGGCAGCCGGATAA
- a CDS encoding pilus assembly protein TadG-related protein: MMGRRLLAFWRDERAAVTPMVAALAVPLIGAAGFALDVGLYYVQNQQLRTATEAAALAAAVNPNDAYNRANNYLGKNGFPGLINPNDVKLGRYCADQNIADPKARFIGPTANCPGSISTDPQANAVRVTATKDSTRFLTNVLGSFNPIPKLAATATAARLDEAGIATTGNILGTDGTKLVGGLLQSVNKLLGQLLGITLALTDEQVIAMMQHNVDAGNFFDRLAVNLGLVNGVGRTKADITYGRVLEEKASMKDLLLSAAQASSDGVTSQALASLAGSVSADRVIDLHGLFGLGVWKNMPVGEANAQPGLRAGLNAYQLLTYAAQVKGASSLDLSSLTGAAFPDSTVKLTIIGSTPTNRPRFSFGPAGETSVSSSVSRLQLKVRLVDTGISSGLLGILRLLGVSIDLANDIPVLISIGDSNATIKEIRCAQTGEQARDAQVDVTVSPALISAYVGEVRADAVNNTMPYIDPAAVTPVTILNAKLLGIPLTSITAKAVALPVTGGDTTVTFGPRGSGNPQIGTPGSAQSAEITGTPYAKSNKVLLGQTISTLVTNLDIQPSVAGISLNILTPLLQLAGNLLRPLLTGLLDGLVGPVLDNLLAALGLELGNARVWVTGARCGVPVLV, encoded by the coding sequence ATGATGGGGCGGCGGCTCCTCGCATTCTGGCGCGACGAGCGAGCTGCTGTCACCCCGATGGTGGCAGCGCTTGCAGTTCCCTTGATTGGGGCTGCCGGTTTCGCACTCGATGTCGGGCTCTATTATGTTCAGAACCAACAGCTCCGCACCGCCACGGAGGCCGCTGCGCTCGCCGCGGCAGTCAACCCGAACGATGCCTATAATCGCGCCAACAACTATCTCGGCAAAAATGGCTTTCCCGGACTTATCAACCCGAATGATGTCAAACTCGGGCGCTATTGTGCTGACCAGAATATCGCAGATCCCAAAGCGCGATTCATCGGGCCCACGGCCAATTGTCCCGGTTCCATTTCAACGGATCCCCAGGCCAATGCTGTCCGCGTCACAGCCACGAAAGACAGTACGCGCTTCCTGACCAACGTGCTTGGCAGCTTCAATCCCATTCCTAAGCTCGCCGCAACTGCCACGGCCGCCCGTCTCGATGAAGCCGGTATTGCCACGACGGGAAATATCCTTGGAACAGACGGCACCAAGCTCGTGGGGGGCCTCCTGCAGAGCGTCAACAAACTGCTCGGCCAACTTCTTGGCATAACGCTTGCCCTCACAGATGAGCAAGTCATCGCGATGATGCAGCATAATGTCGATGCTGGCAATTTCTTCGATCGCCTGGCGGTCAATCTGGGCCTTGTGAATGGGGTTGGCAGAACCAAGGCCGACATCACCTATGGGAGAGTGCTGGAGGAAAAGGCCAGCATGAAGGATCTTCTCCTGTCTGCGGCGCAAGCGTCTTCCGACGGCGTAACATCCCAGGCTCTCGCGAGCCTGGCAGGATCAGTGTCAGCCGATAGGGTTATCGATCTGCATGGCCTGTTTGGCCTTGGTGTCTGGAAGAACATGCCTGTTGGCGAGGCTAACGCCCAACCCGGGCTGCGCGCAGGTCTGAACGCCTATCAACTCCTGACCTATGCAGCGCAGGTTAAGGGCGCTTCTTCCCTCGACTTATCCAGTTTAACGGGCGCGGCCTTTCCCGACAGCACCGTCAAACTGACCATCATAGGAAGCACCCCGACGAACAGACCCCGCTTCTCCTTTGGGCCTGCCGGTGAAACCAGTGTCAGCTCCTCCGTCTCGCGCCTTCAGTTGAAGGTTCGTCTTGTCGATACCGGCATTTCTTCCGGCCTCCTCGGTATTCTCAGGTTGTTGGGCGTCAGCATCGACCTTGCAAACGACATCCCGGTGCTCATCAGCATCGGAGATAGCAATGCGACCATCAAGGAGATACGCTGCGCGCAAACAGGCGAACAGGCCCGCGACGCCCAGGTTGACGTCACCGTTTCTCCGGCGCTGATCTCAGCCTATGTCGGCGAGGTGCGAGCAGATGCCGTGAACAACACCATGCCCTATATCGATCCCGCTGCCGTCACGCCCGTAACGATCCTCAATGCCAAGCTGCTGGGGATTCCCCTCACCAGCATAACGGCCAAAGCCGTTGCTCTTCCAGTTACCGGCGGCGACACTACGGTGACCTTTGGCCCTCGCGGCAGCGGCAATCCACAAATTGGAACGCCTGGCTCAGCGCAAAGCGCAGAAATCACCGGCACTCCCTATGCAAAAAGCAATAAGGTTCTACTCGGCCAAACAATTAGCACGCTCGTCACCAACCTCGACATCCAACCGAGCGTCGCTGGCATTTCGCTCAATATATTGACGCCACTTCTCCAGCTCGCCGGAAACCTATTGAGGCCGCTTTTAACCGGCCTGCTCGACGGGCTTGTAGGCCCCGTCCTGGACAATCTGCTCGCCGCACTCGGCCTCGAGCTAGGGAATGCGCGAGTTTGGGTGACAGGTGCCCGCTGCGGGGTTCCGGTCCTCGTCTAA
- a CDS encoding tetratricopeptide repeat protein: MKGAILPILALALSAPLQAARAPDDVPSTRPLYLQLIQQARIDGRPRAALAYLDDFERRYPHDLEARILRVNSLLDLGRVEEAGTLAQALPDDRNGTVSAVRGHVAAAGNDWTGATAYYQTARTARPADPFIRNALGYAFLRVGRYSEAVDALKGAADLAPGDEVIRNNLILALLAAGQRAEANRALQGIRDTDVRANLRKTLLAEVERIHLSLPRAQGKGS; encoded by the coding sequence ATGAAAGGCGCTATTCTTCCTATCCTTGCGCTCGCCCTAAGCGCGCCGCTCCAGGCAGCGCGGGCGCCAGACGATGTGCCTTCGACCCGCCCGCTCTACCTTCAGCTCATCCAACAGGCACGGATCGATGGTCGACCCCGGGCAGCCCTCGCCTATCTCGATGACTTCGAACGGCGCTATCCCCACGACCTTGAAGCACGCATCCTTCGCGTGAACAGCCTTCTTGACCTCGGCAGAGTCGAGGAAGCCGGCACCTTGGCGCAGGCCCTTCCGGACGACCGGAATGGTACAGTTAGCGCCGTCCGTGGCCATGTCGCGGCCGCCGGGAATGATTGGACCGGCGCAACCGCTTACTATCAGACCGCACGCACAGCCCGCCCGGCAGATCCCTTCATTCGCAATGCCCTTGGCTATGCGTTTCTACGCGTCGGACGATACAGCGAGGCGGTCGATGCCCTGAAGGGTGCTGCCGATCTGGCCCCTGGCGACGAAGTCATCCGCAACAATCTCATTCTCGCCCTTCTCGCCGCCGGTCAGCGCGCGGAGGCCAACCGGGCCCTCCAGGGCATCCGCGATACCGACGTCCGTGCCAATCTGCGCAAGACGCTCCTGGCCGAGGTCGAACGCATTCACCTGTCTCTCCCGCGAGCACAAGGCAAAGGAAGCTGA
- a CDS encoding type II secretion system F family protein produces the protein MALALAGLVAAFHGGKALLAEQRLEARLSARVGETREPRRAIRLPAFISAKGRDRTEIEDKLRLAGFQGPRAVEHFVWIRLGATLGTAFCLLLLSHVLWGSLFARPILPLIGAGLAFIASKQVLQIFAAARAHKITAEFPFLLDLMLMMLESGVSLDQCFRSIARDEIVAVPNHAVLIANLVADIDRGMTYEAALDRWASRVAVKGARELAALFRQALFQGIELAPALREFIREFTQQRVARAREAMGKITVKMVVLMIVFFMPGLFIVLAGPPVVTIFDTLRGMNQ, from the coding sequence ATGGCCCTGGCGCTCGCCGGCCTCGTGGCGGCATTCCACGGCGGTAAAGCACTTCTGGCGGAACAGCGTCTGGAAGCGCGCCTGTCCGCCCGTGTCGGTGAGACCCGCGAGCCGCGGCGGGCCATCCGGCTGCCGGCTTTCATCTCCGCAAAGGGCCGCGATCGAACGGAGATCGAGGACAAGCTGCGGCTGGCAGGCTTCCAGGGCCCCCGCGCGGTCGAACATTTCGTATGGATTCGCCTCGGCGCGACGCTTGGCACGGCCTTTTGCCTTCTGCTCCTGAGCCATGTCCTTTGGGGAAGCCTGTTCGCGCGGCCCATCCTGCCACTGATCGGTGCCGGGTTAGCCTTCATCGCCTCCAAGCAGGTGCTGCAGATCTTTGCCGCCGCCCGCGCCCACAAAATCACCGCCGAGTTCCCCTTCCTCCTCGACCTCATGCTGATGATGCTCGAAAGCGGCGTGTCGCTTGATCAATGCTTCCGTTCGATCGCGCGCGATGAAATCGTAGCGGTTCCCAACCATGCCGTTCTCATCGCGAACCTTGTTGCCGATATCGATCGCGGGATGACCTATGAGGCAGCGCTCGACCGCTGGGCCTCACGCGTCGCGGTCAAGGGAGCGCGTGAGCTTGCCGCGCTCTTCCGCCAGGCCCTGTTCCAGGGCATCGAACTGGCCCCCGCCCTTCGGGAGTTCATTCGGGAATTTACCCAGCAGCGCGTCGCGCGGGCACGCGAGGCAATGGGCAAGATCACCGTCAAGATGGTGGTCCTCATGATCGTCTTTTTCATGCCCGGGCTTTTCATCGTCCTCGCCGGGCCACCAGTCGTGACAATCTTCGATACGTTGCGGGGCATGAACCAATGA
- a CDS encoding type II secretion system F family protein has translation MLSGVAFLILGLLVLAGIGYLVLTEQRRNQARLDRRLNGIAARAPTASPLLAPVTVPEMLAPLLAQAQVEFTMRALGIAAGVLLLVALFALLLAGPVVALLLLLAPPAVLLFWIRHRAYQRTSALIEALPHYIDAVRQMQTVGSSLSQAIERALHEAPEIVRSFLGPVARKLELGAPVAEAMQQQADRLHIAEISMLAAAIRTNSRFGGSITTILQNLSNILRERIRIKRDLLAATSEARVSGRVLIAIPFVAVAVLFSLNPTYPAFFIHDPRGHTLALAAVVLQGSGVMVMRRMMRLSF, from the coding sequence GTGCTGAGCGGCGTCGCCTTCCTGATCCTGGGGCTCCTGGTCCTGGCGGGCATAGGCTATCTCGTCCTGACCGAGCAGCGCCGGAACCAGGCGAGACTGGACCGGCGCCTCAACGGCATTGCCGCGCGGGCGCCGACGGCTTCGCCACTTTTGGCGCCCGTCACGGTGCCCGAGATGCTGGCGCCGTTGCTCGCCCAGGCGCAGGTCGAATTCACGATGCGCGCGCTCGGCATCGCCGCTGGCGTCCTCCTCCTCGTGGCCCTGTTCGCGCTTCTGCTCGCCGGTCCTGTCGTCGCGCTCCTGCTCCTCCTGGCCCCTCCCGCCGTCCTGCTCTTCTGGATCCGGCACAGAGCCTATCAGCGGACATCCGCGCTGATCGAGGCGCTCCCGCATTATATCGATGCCGTTCGCCAGATGCAGACGGTCGGAAGCTCCCTTAGCCAGGCGATCGAGCGCGCGCTTCACGAAGCGCCGGAGATTGTCCGTTCCTTCCTGGGCCCCGTTGCGCGCAAGCTTGAACTGGGCGCTCCGGTTGCCGAAGCGATGCAGCAACAGGCCGACCGGTTGCATATCGCCGAGATTTCCATGCTTGCCGCCGCGATCCGGACCAACAGCCGCTTTGGCGGTTCGATCACGACGATCCTGCAGAACCTGTCGAACATCCTGCGCGAACGCATCCGCATCAAACGCGATCTATTGGCAGCGACCTCCGAAGCCCGGGTCAGCGGACGTGTGCTGATCGCCATACCCTTTGTTGCTGTCGCCGTATTATTCTCCCTCAATCCAACCTATCCGGCTTTCTTCATTCATGATCCGCGAGGACATACGCTCGCACTTGCCGCTGTAGTTCTTCAAGGCTCGGGCGTCATGGTCATGCGTCGCATGATGAGGCTCTCCTTTTGA
- a CDS encoding CpaF family protein translates to MSLLTEETAPVAGTPGTARPTTIAPSAAQRMSDSYQAAKAQTCQQVIEQLEARGNTAESLERRALREEIELVITSRSRRGQLALNSAERLLLIEDVEDEVVGLGPLAPLLRDPTIDDIIVNGPNAIYAERAGLLEKVETRFRDDAHVMNIIQRIVGPIGRRVDEASPYVDARLPDGSRVNIVIPPIALDGPLLSIRKFRLQARTIEDFVERQAMSADMAAYLAAAVRSRLNILICGGTGAGKSTLLNMLSTFIDDHERLITIEDAAELQLRQEHVVRLETRAPNHDGSREVSARELVRNALRMRPDRIILGEVRGVEAVEMLQAMSTGHDGSMATLHGNTPRDAFARLEMLLGFAGLQNDVRAIRRFIANSVHIIVQIQRLANGSRRIVSIVEVTGLEGEAYSLNELFCFDEQPPMSGKGEFRTLSPRPFFAHRLKDYVPGSVGESLC, encoded by the coding sequence ATGAGCCTTCTCACCGAAGAAACCGCTCCCGTCGCGGGAACCCCGGGAACCGCGCGTCCCACGACCATCGCGCCCTCGGCCGCCCAGCGCATGAGCGACAGCTACCAGGCCGCCAAGGCCCAGACCTGCCAACAGGTCATCGAGCAGCTCGAAGCGCGCGGCAATACGGCCGAATCGCTCGAACGCCGCGCCCTGCGCGAAGAAATCGAACTCGTCATCACCAGCAGAAGCCGGCGCGGGCAGCTCGCGCTCAATTCAGCCGAGCGCCTGCTGCTGATCGAGGATGTCGAAGACGAGGTCGTGGGCCTTGGCCCGCTTGCGCCACTGCTGCGCGATCCGACCATCGATGACATTATCGTCAACGGACCCAACGCCATTTACGCCGAACGCGCAGGCCTTCTTGAAAAGGTGGAAACCCGCTTTCGCGATGACGCCCATGTCATGAACATCATCCAGCGAATCGTCGGGCCTATTGGCCGACGCGTCGATGAGGCATCGCCCTATGTCGATGCCCGGCTGCCCGATGGCTCGCGTGTCAACATCGTCATCCCCCCCATTGCGCTTGACGGCCCGCTCCTGTCGATCCGCAAGTTCCGCCTGCAGGCGCGCACGATCGAGGATTTCGTCGAACGGCAGGCCATGAGCGCCGACATGGCGGCCTATCTTGCAGCAGCGGTGCGGTCCCGGCTGAACATTCTCATCTGCGGCGGCACCGGCGCGGGCAAGTCGACGCTTCTCAACATGCTCTCGACCTTCATCGACGATCATGAGCGGCTGATCACGATCGAGGACGCAGCCGAGCTGCAGCTGCGGCAGGAGCATGTCGTCCGCCTGGAAACGCGGGCGCCCAATCATGACGGCAGCCGCGAGGTGAGCGCGCGCGAACTGGTCCGCAACGCGCTGCGCATGCGTCCTGATCGCATCATCCTGGGAGAGGTCCGGGGCGTCGAAGCGGTCGAGATGCTGCAGGCTATGTCGACGGGTCATGACGGCTCGATGGCGACCCTGCACGGCAATACGCCGCGCGATGCCTTCGCCCGGCTGGAGATGCTTCTGGGCTTTGCGGGCCTCCAGAACGACGTTCGCGCGATCCGCCGTTTCATCGCCAACAGCGTTCACATCATCGTCCAGATCCAGCGCCTCGCCAATGGGAGCCGGCGCATCGTCTCGATCGTGGAGGTAACCGGCCTGGAAGGCGAAGCCTATTCGCTCAACGAACTGTTCTGCTTCGACGAGCAGCCTCCCATGTCGGGCAAGGGGGAGTTCCGCACGCTCTCGCCCCGTCCCTTCTTCGCCCATCGCCTCAAGGACTATGTTCCTGGTTCCGTTGGGGAAAGCCTGTGCTGA
- a CDS encoding AAA family ATPase has protein sequence MAEILLLSIDRMLAQRIGDAMGQRVDVRMVQSLDAEPLTRPGVIVMDRSALPSDRSLAASISAVADQAAGRSIVLATDEQDSEQILHAVRAGAKDVIARDAEGAEIANVLSRLLNATIAQQSTGGRLTLVLGVDQEATAMVASDMALIRSADRQPSLLIDCSLPTSAAAAYLDLDVTYGLASAIADIERLDASLLSSALARHAASGLGLLTFDGGTGAEPAGIAPTDIAALVRLLRACSSEVVFCAGSLRHGGLLRELALLADQVDIVCAQSIRELEAARRLLDRISPDHATLERMRLLVWDHQPTVLLDGRRMADALGTGSMMPLPVDRAQSRNALNAGQPLGIAPDGGAYQQALRRACGARPHQAKGALGAIQQLRRGVLRKLERRP, from the coding sequence ATGGCCGAAATCCTGCTGCTCTCCATCGATCGGATGCTGGCCCAGCGCATTGGCGATGCCATGGGGCAACGCGTTGATGTCAGGATGGTCCAGTCGCTCGACGCCGAGCCTCTCACCCGCCCCGGCGTCATCGTGATGGACCGCTCGGCGCTCCCGTCCGACCGGTCCCTCGCCGCATCGATCAGCGCCGTTGCGGATCAGGCGGCGGGCCGCTCGATCGTGCTTGCGACCGACGAACAGGACAGCGAACAGATACTGCACGCCGTCAGGGCGGGCGCCAAGGATGTGATCGCGCGCGACGCTGAAGGGGCGGAGATCGCCAATGTTCTGTCCCGCCTGCTCAACGCGACGATCGCCCAGCAAAGCACCGGGGGACGGCTCACGCTGGTCCTGGGGGTCGATCAGGAAGCAACCGCCATGGTGGCGAGCGACATGGCGCTCATCCGGAGCGCGGACCGCCAGCCCAGCCTGCTGATCGACTGCTCGCTCCCGACCAGCGCCGCTGCGGCCTATCTCGACCTCGACGTGACCTATGGCCTGGCTTCTGCCATCGCGGACATCGAGCGTCTCGATGCAAGCTTGCTTTCCAGCGCGCTCGCCCGCCACGCGGCCAGCGGTCTTGGACTGCTTACCTTCGATGGCGGCACCGGAGCGGAACCCGCGGGCATCGCCCCTACCGATATCGCGGCGCTCGTCCGGCTGCTGCGGGCCTGCTCGAGCGAAGTCGTCTTTTGCGCGGGGAGCCTTCGTCACGGCGGCCTGCTGCGCGAACTGGCGCTTCTTGCCGACCAGGTCGACATCGTCTGCGCCCAGTCGATCCGCGAACTCGAGGCCGCGCGTCGTCTCCTCGACCGCATCAGCCCCGATCACGCCACGCTCGAGCGGATGCGGCTGCTTGTCTGGGATCATCAGCCAACAGTGCTGCTCGACGGGCGCCGCATGGCCGATGCGCTGGGCACGGGATCCATGATGCCCCTGCCGGTCGATCGCGCGCAAAGCCGCAATGCCCTCAACGCGGGACAGCCGCTCGGGATCGCCCCGGACGGGGGCGCCTATCAGCAGGCCCTTCGCCGGGCCTGTGGCGCTCGGCCTCATCAGGCAAAGGGTGCGCTCGGCGCCATCCAGCAGTTGCGCCGCGGCGTCCTGCGGAAGCTGGAGCGCCGGCCATGA
- a CDS encoding type II and III secretion system protein family protein, with translation MNNWRIAGLMALTAPLLASNSAWAQDGETISVRQQRTFSYPSPIGRIAIEKEGVVSVAAPSAKSLRITGIGPGEVTVNVYGINGRLIAQTPVSVVAAAGSTGGDLKALPASFSTRGEQVVAVDVQFAAISASTLKALGFNFSKLSGDLQGAIVSPSTLSSYSMSPNLSLESTAPIQNAFNLFLSAPNRGIGAVLSALSSNGLSQLLAQPTLLVRSGEQASFLAGGEFPVPVPQSSGGAGSTISIQYKEFGVRLSVAPFVLSKDRIVLKIAPEVSELDYNNGVQLQGYVVPGIRRRSAETTVELGSGQSFVIAGLSYSSSNVSKEKTPLLGDLPILGAFFKRQQTQKERQELIIVATPRLVGPVDAKDAPPLPGSATASVDPGLADMVTGADGVEQHAAPFGVVRR, from the coding sequence ATGAACAACTGGCGTATCGCCGGGCTGATGGCCCTTACCGCTCCCCTGCTGGCCAGCAATTCCGCTTGGGCGCAAGACGGGGAAACGATCTCTGTCCGGCAACAGCGGACCTTCTCCTATCCATCGCCGATCGGCCGCATCGCGATCGAGAAGGAAGGCGTCGTGTCGGTCGCCGCCCCGTCCGCAAAGTCGCTCCGCATCACGGGCATTGGTCCTGGCGAGGTGACGGTCAATGTCTATGGAATCAACGGCCGCCTGATCGCCCAAACGCCTGTAAGCGTGGTCGCAGCTGCCGGTTCGACTGGCGGAGATCTCAAGGCTCTTCCTGCCAGTTTCTCGACCCGCGGCGAGCAGGTGGTCGCGGTCGACGTCCAGTTTGCGGCCATTTCCGCGTCGACCCTCAAGGCCCTTGGTTTCAACTTCTCCAAGCTGAGCGGCGATCTGCAGGGCGCGATCGTCTCGCCCAGCACGTTGAGCAGCTACTCCATGTCGCCCAATCTGTCGCTCGAATCCACAGCGCCCATCCAGAACGCGTTCAATCTTTTCCTTTCCGCGCCCAATCGGGGCATTGGCGCCGTATTGAGCGCGCTCTCCTCCAATGGCCTTTCCCAGCTTCTGGCGCAGCCCACGCTGCTCGTGCGCTCGGGCGAACAGGCAAGCTTCCTTGCGGGCGGCGAATTCCCGGTTCCCGTTCCGCAATCGTCGGGCGGAGCCGGCAGCACCATTTCCATCCAGTACAAGGAATTTGGCGTTCGTCTATCGGTGGCCCCCTTTGTGCTTTCCAAGGATCGCATCGTCCTGAAGATCGCACCAGAGGTGAGCGAGCTCGACTATAATAACGGGGTCCAGCTTCAGGGCTATGTCGTTCCCGGCATCCGACGGCGATCGGCCGAGACCACGGTGGAACTGGGCAGCGGCCAGAGCTTCGTCATTGCAGGCCTGAGCTACAGCAGCAGCAACGTCTCCAAGGAGAAAACACCGCTGCTCGGCGACCTGCCGATACTCGGCGCCTTCTTCAAGCGCCAGCAGACCCAGAAGGAACGGCAGGAACTCATCATCGTCGCCACGCCGCGCCTGGTTGGGCCTGTCGATGCCAAGGATGCGCCGCCGCTGCCGGGAAGCGCCACGGCGTCGGTCGATCCGGGCCTCGCCGACATGGTCACTGGAGCAGATGGCGTTGAACAACATGCCGCCCCCTTCGGCGTGGTGAGGCGCTGA
- the cpaB gene encoding Flp pilus assembly protein CpaB — protein MRLGMRARVTVFVGLMVAACFLVLGIRELTRTPPSPAQAASPSRQAAATAPSPVFLSAVRPIRTGETITADMVRNRPGDPQRYPYAATAPEVIGKVATRDIAANMLVARDAVGAETKLAIRVPIGMRAVSIDTTAEIAVAGLVRPGDRVDVQVIYPGADAISGARGMGRSRAETLLQMVQVLAVGELVVGTNQKTGPDGQQSTPQPPARTVTLALTPEQVSTLSLAKSTGGLYLSLRNPIDDQKVAVAAMTSRPSLAAPGERDATAPPPRAAAQPKRAARQPSHAIELLVGDRREVIYSGSTAR, from the coding sequence ATGCGCCTGGGAATGCGGGCTAGAGTGACGGTTTTCGTCGGGCTGATGGTTGCGGCCTGTTTTCTGGTCCTCGGCATCAGGGAGCTGACGCGCACACCGCCGTCTCCGGCACAGGCTGCCAGTCCGTCCCGCCAAGCTGCGGCAACGGCGCCGTCGCCTGTATTTCTCTCGGCCGTGCGGCCCATCAGGACCGGAGAGACAATCACCGCGGACATGGTCCGCAACAGGCCAGGCGATCCGCAGCGCTATCCCTATGCCGCGACAGCCCCCGAAGTGATCGGCAAGGTCGCCACGCGTGACATCGCAGCCAACATGCTTGTGGCGCGCGACGCAGTGGGCGCTGAGACGAAGCTGGCTATCCGGGTGCCCATCGGCATGCGCGCGGTCAGCATCGACACCACCGCCGAAATCGCGGTGGCCGGGCTGGTAAGGCCAGGAGACCGCGTCGATGTCCAGGTGATCTATCCGGGCGCCGACGCCATCAGCGGCGCACGCGGGATGGGCCGAAGCCGCGCCGAAACGCTCCTCCAGATGGTTCAGGTCCTCGCTGTCGGCGAGCTTGTGGTCGGGACAAACCAGAAGACCGGCCCCGACGGCCAGCAGAGCACGCCGCAGCCTCCCGCCCGCACCGTCACCCTTGCCCTCACGCCCGAACAGGTCTCGACCCTGTCGCTCGCCAAGAGCACGGGAGGCCTCTATCTTTCGCTTCGCAATCCCATCGATGATCAGAAGGTCGCCGTGGCCGCGATGACCTCCAGGCCCTCGCTCGCCGCACCGGGCGAGCGCGACGCGACAGCACCGCCACCGCGCGCTGCCGCGCAGCCCAAACGCGCTGCGCGGCAGCCGTCGCACGCCATCGAACTGCTCGTGGGAGACCGCCGCGAGGTCATCTATTCCGGGAGCACTGCGCGATGA
- a CDS encoding EAL domain-containing protein, whose protein sequence is MKAIFLKSGLDILLMIDDGAAAVELAEFLRLLGHSATAWEAWTEDRCFDLVMVDTADQGDWETHLAIAAARGVSWAILLVDDGTDIPAVRNVGGLRVIGTLMKPLTPVRVAAFLRNYGNGSDGSVGQRAGDGPVRMPGRFIFRTKHALRGDAVVGYEAVAWQEGAGASPDHDSFAGTIWAAEAALGLAGRLARARAKVPVAFSCSAAIFADAQFVREMQLLTRYARVDPGGLLVDVALATSTLRALDLSEAAERCAAAGFHVALGRRGEAAESWEPWTMLSLSEIRLDGCGAALPPGEERALQREIVALCRQRGIRTTIGRIDSEADLRDARDTGADQGLGAYWGAPLRDVIL, encoded by the coding sequence TTGAAGGCCATTTTTCTGAAAAGCGGGCTTGATATCCTCCTGATGATCGATGACGGGGCGGCGGCTGTCGAACTCGCGGAATTCCTGCGCCTTCTGGGCCATAGCGCAACGGCGTGGGAAGCGTGGACCGAAGACCGTTGCTTTGATCTGGTCATGGTGGATACCGCTGACCAGGGAGATTGGGAGACGCATCTTGCGATCGCCGCTGCAAGAGGCGTGTCATGGGCCATCCTTCTGGTGGATGACGGAACCGATATCCCTGCCGTGAGGAACGTTGGCGGCCTTCGCGTCATCGGAACGCTGATGAAGCCGTTGACGCCGGTTCGCGTCGCTGCCTTTCTCCGGAATTACGGGAATGGGAGCGATGGTTCTGTGGGCCAGCGGGCCGGGGACGGCCCGGTTCGAATGCCCGGACGGTTCATATTCCGGACGAAGCATGCGCTGAGGGGGGATGCTGTTGTCGGCTATGAAGCAGTGGCATGGCAGGAGGGCGCAGGCGCCTCGCCGGATCATGACAGCTTTGCAGGGACCATCTGGGCGGCAGAGGCGGCCCTTGGCCTTGCCGGTCGCCTTGCCAGGGCGCGAGCGAAGGTGCCGGTTGCCTTTTCCTGCTCGGCGGCCATTTTCGCCGACGCGCAATTTGTTCGCGAAATGCAGCTGCTCACGAGATATGCGCGGGTGGATCCCGGTGGCCTTCTTGTGGACGTCGCGCTCGCCACAAGCACGCTTCGTGCCTTGGACCTGAGCGAGGCGGCGGAGCGCTGCGCGGCAGCTGGATTCCATGTCGCGCTGGGCAGGCGCGGTGAAGCCGCTGAGAGTTGGGAGCCGTGGACCATGCTTTCGCTGAGCGAGATCAGGCTGGATGGCTGCGGCGCCGCCCTGCCGCCTGGGGAGGAACGCGCGCTACAGCGTGAAATCGTGGCGTTGTGCCGGCAGCGGGGCATCAGGACGACAATCGGACGGATCGATTCGGAGGCGGACCTGCGGGATGCTCGCGACACGGGCGCCGATCAGGGATTGGGAGCCTATTGGGGCGCGCCGCTGCGCGATGTGATCTTGTGA